One genomic segment of Brachionichthys hirsutus isolate HB-005 chromosome 13, CSIRO-AGI_Bhir_v1, whole genome shotgun sequence includes these proteins:
- the kifc1 gene encoding kinesin-like protein KIFC1 — protein sequence MTHGIIAVKPVKPVRSVGAATVAVGPSTRTSKRHAWDLRGKVSDMEGRIPNYRTKMKSVNQENEVLKVTTYVSRSEVTDLKKELESQRMQISAYEQDLQALRGLQDELERVSKEKSLIQQELSNAQSRCSVMETLLDSRETELQTLKMTLSVQEASLARLQGTLRDTEDEVRALTETVSQQKDELHAGEMERRRLHNTLQEFKGNIRVFCRVRPLVEGGVGQHIQLPAGDNKVITLAKKEESRTGKAGDTQKIYNFSFDQVFGPTASQQEIFDEISLLVQSALDGYNVCCFAYGQTGSGKTYTMEGDEFHERRGVIPRAVQQIFSAAEKLETQGWAFVFTASFVEIYNETLRDLLYTGKASKRPEYEIRKSSTNDVTISNLHYEQVSTEGQVLGLISLANQNRSTAQTSQNDRSSRSHSVFQLDIEGVHAGRDVKCKSTLCLVDLAGSERMVKSQAQGERFKEMTAINGSLSNLGLVISALANKENHVPYRNSKLTFLLQGCLGGNGKTLMFVNVAPEPVSFGETLNSLRFASKVNDCVIGTANANRK from the exons ATGACACATGGGATAATAGCAG TgaaaccagtgaaaccagtcAGAAGCGTGGGAGCTGCTACGGTGGCCGTTGGTCCTTCCACAC GGACCAGCAAACGGCACGCCTGGGACCTGAGGGGCAAGGTCAGTGACATGGAAGGCAGGATTCCCAACTACAGGACCAAAATGAAATCTGTCAACCAGGAGAATGAAGTTCTCAAAGTGACTAcatacgtt AGTCGATCTGAAGTGACTGACTTGAAGAAAGAGCTGGAGAGTCAGAGGATGCAGATCAG CGCGTATGAGCAGGACCTCCAGGCGTTGAGAGGACTCCAGGATGAGTTGGAGAGAGTCTCTAAAGAAAAGAGCCTCATTCAACAAGAACTGTCCAACGCACAAAGCAGATGCAGCGTGATGGAAACGCTGCTGGACAGCCGAGAGACCGAGCTGCAGACGCTCAAG ATGACGCTGTCGGTGCAGGAGGCGTCTCTGGCCCGTCTGCAGGGGACGCTCAGAGACACGGAGGACGAGGTCCGCGCCCTCACAGAGACCGTGTCCCAGCAGAAGGACGAGCTTCACGCTGGGGAGATGGAGCGCCGCCGGCTCCACAACACTCTGCAGGAGTTTAAG GGCAATATCAGGGTCTTTTGCAGAGTGCGCCCACTGGTGGAGGGAGGTGTCGGCCAACACATTCAGCTGCCGGCCGGCGATAACAAAGTGATAACACTCGCCAAAAAAGAAGAG TCTCGCACAGGAAAGGCCGGTGACACTCAGAAGATTTACAACTTCAGTTTTGACCAGGTCTTTGGCCCCACGGCTTCACAACAGGAG ATCTTCGACGAGATCTCGCTGCTCGTGCAGTCGGCGTTGGATGGCTACAATGTCTGCTGCTTTGCCTAtggccagacaggaagtggaaagaCGTACACCATGGAGGGAGATGAGTTTCACGAGCGCCGGGGTGTCATTCCCAGAGCCGTACAGCAAATCTTCAGCGCTGCAGAGAAGCTGGAAACGCAAGGCTGGGCG ttcGTATTCACAGCCAGCTTCGTTGAGATCTACAACGAGACCCTGCGGGACCTCCTCTATACCGGGAAGGCCAGCAAGAGGCCCGAGTATGAGATCCGAAAGTCCTCCACCAATGACGTGACAATCAGCAACCTCCACTATGAGCAGGTCTCCACTGAGGGTCAG GTTCTAGGCCTAATTTCATTGGCCAATCAGAATCGCTCCACAGCCCAGACGAGCCAGAACGACCGCTCGTCCCGCTCCCATTCAGTCTTCCAGCTGGACATTGAGGGCGTGCACGCCGGCAGGGACGTCAAATGCAAGT CCACCCTGTGCCTGGTGGACTTGGCTGGCAGCGAGCGAATGGTGAAGAGTCAGGCTCAGGGGGAGCGTTTCAAGGAGATGACGGCCATCAACGGCTCCCTGTCCAACCTGGGCCTGGTGATCAGTGCGCTGGCCAACAAG GAGAACCACGTTCCATACAGGAACTCCAAGCTGACCTTCCTTCTGCAAGGCTGTTTGGGGGGGAACGGCAAAAC